CGATTGCGATTGTAATTATGAACTAAATCTACTGGATTTTGATAGTTTGGATTGAGATTTGAGTGCATTTGAATCGAGCCACCAGGTCGATTTTGGAAGCCCCGTGAACCACGACCTATGTTCTGATAGCTATCATCTCTTTCTTGATTATTCCTATTCTGATTCATAACTGCAGCAGCTACCTCACCATTTTCGTATCGCTGACATACACAACGCAGACCTTGGCAGTTATGCCCAGCACCACGATATTGCTGAAGTACATTCTGGTCTGGATTCTGGACTTGCATACCGCTGGGCCCGGCTTCCCGTGATTGATCCGACGTTTCGGCACCCGGGTCTGTATTTTGCTCTAATATGTGCCCAGCGGATTGTAATCCTCACATCGATGTTGTAGATGGCATGGGTTTATCGATTATTGCTACTCCTGCATAACTGCGACCAATTCCCATGCAAGTTGGAAGAGTTGTCCAAGTATCCGTTCTTGGAGAATATACTTCTACTGATGCCAGACTGGATGATCCATCATCACCACCGACCACATACAAAAGACCATTTAGCGCAACTACACCTaaagaacaaaaataattttcacacttttgtaaaaaagaatttaactTTTCATATAGATATCTATGAGTCAAAacgtttatatttctttttcaaaaataaaagaggGCTTCATATTATCTTatgaattttgttttatcttaaaaaatacaaagaGTTTCGTAACTTTATAACTTTCTCTTGTAAGAGAAAACGAAgagtattaatatatttttggaattttatgcTTTGTGAGGATATCTCCATCAATTCTTATAACTTAAactaaaataaagatatttaccAGCATTTCTACGACAAAGAGCCATATCACTAACTGGAGTCCATTGATTAGTATCTGGGTTGAACGCTTCTACACTTTTCCTGACCAGTGGACCATCATGTCCTCCTACAGCATATAAAATACCATCTAAAACACCAACACCAGCACCACTGCGACGTGCTGACATATCAGGCACTGGTTTCCATTGATCTTTTTCTGGATTGTAACATTCAACACTAGATAAACATTGTCTGGATACCCCATCATAACCACCAAcctacaattaataattttcaattttaagtaTTTAAAAGTAATTTGCAATCATTTTTATATCATCTCATTATTTAATTGATTTAGTTTTATTAATAAGCTTACAGCATATAGTAGTCCCTTAACAACACCCACACCAACACTACTTCTACGTGTTGACATTGGTGCAATTAACCTCCATTCGTGTGTTCTTGGATCGTAAACTTCAGCAGAATTAAGACCAGTTGATCCATCAAATCCACCAACCTagtattttaaaataacaaagaaatattgataaacaaaattaacaacattgcatatatgtaatatataaactaTTTACAGCATATATGCAATTTCCAAGAACTGCTACACCAAGTGTTGATCTTCTTGCCTCCATTTCTGGGCAAGGTGACCACTGGTCTGTAGCTGCATCATAAATGTCTACTGTTCGTACTCTAAGAGATCCATTAAATCCTCCAACAGCATATACACGGCCACCAAGGACGGACAAACCTATATGTtaaactttatataataatttatagaaaataaaccTACGTGttaaacattatataataatttatagggAATAAACctatatattaaacattatagGGAATCATTATACATTGGTTTCATTTACAATATGGAATGTTATTTACCAGCTCTACAACGACGTGTAGGTAACTCAGAGACTTGGTACCACTTCTCTTCTTTAAAATCATAACATTCTACGCTTCTAATTGCTTTTGGAGCTTGTCCTCCTACAACTAATAACACTTTTGGTAAACCTCTAGGTTGTCTAGGTTTTGTACGAGGAGTTTTGAACAATGAtttttgttctcctttaagAAGGTGATACTTTAAAGCTTCGATCAAAAAATCTTTAcctataataaaatgaaaaaatctatATAGTTTAGTCTCTTACATTGGATTTTGACAATAAAAATCATCACATCTTTATGTTTGGTATACATTTTGTCACTTACATTGTAAATTTGCTTTAAGAAGTGGTTCTTCCTCTACACGTTGTACTAAATATTCTTGAGATAATAAAGGTAAGCGTACATGTTCCATTAATTGTGCTAAATCAGCTTGTCTTTTTTCTAAATCATGATGTACCCATGATATTACGCATTCATACACTTTTTCTTCAGAAGGTACCATTAAGCAGTCACTGCAAATTAATTTAGCTACTTGTTGTGGTGCTAATGTTAAAAATTCTTCACCATCTACTACTTCCCTGTatgtaatagaatatttatagtTAAAGTAAAAAGATGTTTTGGCTATGtagaaataacaataattcaGTGCTTACGAGAAATGTTGTTCAATATAGCTATCTGCATGTGATAATAATTCTAGACAACCATGAAGGTCAGCAAATGCACGAATTCCTAAACAATTTGATGGATGTAACTGAGCTTGTAAGAAATCACAACATGCATCTCGAACATCAGTTAGTTGCAAAAGATTTGCAGCTGGTAATAATACTTGTACATTATCTTCAGTTACATGAACCTCTGCAGAATATACATAATCTACTAGTAATTCAAGTGCAGAATAATCTACACCTTGTAACGTTATCCTTTCTTGATCTCGTTCCTCAAAACTTGTAAACATAGCATAAAAATAAGGACTGCAAGCAGCGAGAACCATTTTATGGGCAGGTACTTCTAACCCTCCGTCTGCCACCAAAATTACGTCGCATAATAAATTTTtcctaataaataattatattatttttagtattaaatataGGTCTATAGATGATAAAAATAATCCAAAAAGAGGCTCTGAtgtaattttctcttttttggaTTTTTATGACAcatcttttatattatagtaatacaATACATATACGATAAAATAAGCATATATGTTTCTTACTTTCGCATTTCATTAATAACATCAAATGCCCGATTTGTATGATGATGATTTCTGTATGGTGGTTTATCTTTTCCACCTTCACGGGGTATGTGTTTTTGTGAACTTTCATCCAAAGAATTTTGACTAGCATATCTGAGTAACAAACAACTACAAGAAAATAACGTTTCATTACTTCAAGAAAATCAAAATTACAAaagacaaaaatttgtttatatttattagtCAGAAACCCCACTCAACATATAGATatagaaataatggaaaatatgttataaaattataacctcaaaaatatcataaaattatgaaaattgaaTATGTGTAACTGAAAGAAATATTGTGTAATGTAATCTTACCTCCCCTTGTTTTCAGAACCATCGTTATTATTGGAAGCATTTTGCACTTGATTTTGTCCCGCCGACTCCATTTCggttatttaatttcttaataaagccaaaaaatataattctaataGCTTAATTAATGACACAAATAAAGTCCCACTTCATTTGTACAAATATCGATTCACTGAATCGAACAAACATCATCAAGTGTAGAATCAGCTGTGAAAGAAACGGAAACGACGCTTCCGATTTTGTTAACGGCTTACACCGAAACACGAAGCGACATTTACAGATATATGTTCCGTGATATTGGACCGATAAGATGAGATAAAGAATTCAcaaaaaaatttataactaCCAAAATGTTAATAACAATACTCTAATAAAGGATATAAACACTAGGATCAAACTTTCTTATTCAATTCTCGAATGTGATTTGCTCGTTTCGTTAGAGAAAATACTCGATGGTGTCGACATCTACAACATACTATATGAATCATTttgcttttttaaaattttcatttaatatttatttattagtgtTATTAAACtgtttgataattaataattacatatatgaatagtaatacaaatataatttagatatacatatataaaatatatgaaagaaaAGTAGATACAAAAGTAGAATACGAATATAGTTTTGCAgtaaaaatattcgaagataCATATATACTATGCGCGTACGTATAGTATGAACGAGAATCTGATgtcatttatttgaaaattgagatattaaatataaag
The Bombus terrestris chromosome 10, iyBomTerr1.2, whole genome shotgun sequence genome window above contains:
- the LOC100644412 gene encoding ring canal kelch homolog; amino-acid sequence: MESAGQNQVQNASNNNDGSENKGSCLLLRYASQNSLDESSQKHIPREGGKDKPPYRNHHHTNRAFDVINEMRKKNLLCDVILVADGGLEVPAHKMVLAACSPYFYAMFTSFEERDQERITLQGVDYSALELLVDYVYSAEVHVTEDNVQVLLPAANLLQLTDVRDACCDFLQAQLHPSNCLGIRAFADLHGCLELLSHADSYIEQHFSEVVDGEEFLTLAPQQVAKLICSDCLMVPSEEKVYECVISWVHHDLEKRQADLAQLMEHVRLPLLSQEYLVQRVEEEPLLKANLQCKDFLIEALKYHLLKGEQKSLFKTPRTKPRQPRGLPKVLLVVGGQAPKAIRSVECYDFKEEKWYQVSELPTRRCRAGLSVLGGRVYAVGGFNGSLRVRTVDIYDAATDQWSPCPEMEARRSTLGVAVLGNCIYAVGGFDGSTGLNSAEVYDPRTHEWRLIAPMSTRRSSVGVGVVKGLLYAVGGYDGVSRQCLSSVECYNPEKDQWKPVPDMSARRSGAGVGVLDGILYAVGGHDGPLVRKSVEAFNPDTNQWTPVSDMALCRRNAGVVALNGLLYVVGGDDGSSSLASVEVYSPRTDTWTTLPTCMGIGRSYAGVAIIDKPMPSTTSM